From the genome of Brassica oleracea var. oleracea cultivar TO1000 chromosome C4, BOL, whole genome shotgun sequence:
TACAATTAGTGGTAGTATTTCTTAAGATGCACCGCGTTCCAGGTTCTTTGGATCTTGACGTCCTGCATGTTTGCGATTTGGTATGATCCTGGTCGGACTACCTTTATGACCTTGTATGGACCTTCCCAGTTTGCTCCCAGTTTTCCTGCGTCACGTTCGGCAGTGTTTTGGAAGACTTTGCGAAGGACCAGGTCGCCTTCTTTGAACCTGCGATGGCGAACGTTTGAGTTGTAGTATTTTGCAGCGGCGTGCTGGTAATTTTGGATTCGTATGAGAGCTTTATCTCGCCGCTCGTTAATAAGATCGAGTTCGTCTAGCAGCATTGCACTGTTAAGATCTTCTCGTTCGGGGAGGAATCTTCTCCGTACTCCGGGAAATTCTACTTCCGCGGGGATCATACATTCCGTTCCGTAAACGAGGGCGAATGGGGTTTCACCCGTAGCCCGTCTCGGGGTCGTACGATGCGACCAAAGAACTCTTTCGAGCTCTTCTGCCCATCACCCCTTTTTGGGTTCTAAGTNNNNNNNNNNNNNNNNNNNNNNNNNNNNNCGTGCCTTTGGCATTTTTCGCACTTCCGTGCGAATTTCTCGCAGTCTTTGATCATAGTTGGCCAGTAATAACCATGGCGTTTTATTTTTACGGCGAGAGATCTTCCGCCGGAGTGGTTCCCACATGATCCGGAATGAACCTCCTCCATTACTCTTCTTGCTTTTTCGCCTTCGGCGCAGGTCATGAGTGGGCCGGAGAATCTCTATTTGTAGATTTCTCCTTCTACCGTTACATATCGCGTGGCCTGGGTCTTAATTTTGCGGGCCGCCCATTTCTCAGTGGGAAGCGTTCCGTTGATTATGTATGCTCTGATTGGCTCTAGCCATGGGATGTCGCAGTCGTATTCCGACTGATCCACGTTTTCTTCTGGTGGGTCTTCGACTTCCTCCGAATTTTTAATTTGTGCTCGAATCAGATTGGCGACCACTGGTGGTCCGATGCTTGGGTGTTCGATGAACTCGACGGGGATTACTCGTCTTAGTCCAGAATCCGAACTTGATCCGAGTGCGGCCAAGGCATCGTCTGAGTGTTTTCCGAGCGAGGAATCCTAGTGAGGGTGAAGTGGCTGAAGTGNNNNNNNNNNNNNNNNNNNNNNNNNNNNNNNNNNNNNNNNNNNNNNNNNNNNNNNNNNNNNNNNNNNNNNNNNNNNNNNNNNNNNNNNNNNNNNNNNNNNNNNNNNNNNNNNNNNNNNNNNNNNNNNNNNNNNNNNCTAATCGTAATCCTGCGACGAGTGCTTCATATTCGGCCTCGTTGTTCGACGCATAGAATTCCAATAGGAACGACTGTTCCAAGACTTTGCCGGCGGAGACGTGAGCCGGATTCCGATCCCGGATCCTTGTTTGGACGATGATCCGTCGACGTGAAGGATCCAGGTTGAGTCCGGTTCCGTGTTTGTCATATCCCCCGTGGGAAATTCTACCAAGAAGTCCGCTAGTACTTGAGATTTTACGCATGTTCTTGGGCGATACTCCACGTCGTACTCGCTTAGTTCGATTGCCCATTTTGCGAGTCGTCCTGACTGACTCGGACTGTGCAAGATCTTTCGCAGGGGGAAGGTGGTGAGGATTTTTATGGTATGCGATTGAAAGTACGGCCGGAGTTTCCTTGCCGATGTCACAACTGCGAATGCTAGTTTCTCCATCAGGGGACACCGGGTCTCAGCCTCCAGTAACGTTTTGCTTATGTAGAAGATTGGTTTTTGCTCACCGCGTTCCTCTCTAATCAAAACGCCGCTTATCACTGTTGTGGAGACTGCGATGTACAGAAACAAGGGTTCTCCCTCCACTGGTTTTGTGAGGACGGGAGGAGTGGCTAGGTAACGTTTTATCTGTTGGAAAGTTTTCTCACATTCCTCCGACCATTCGAACTTCTTATTCCCTTTCAGCGTGTCGTAGAAAGGAAGACACTTATCCGTTGAGCGCGAGATGAAACAGTTCAAGGCCGCGACTCTTCCGGTTAGCCTTTGGACTTCCCGTTTCGTCCTTGGCGAGACCATCTCTATTAACGCGTTTATCTGCTTAGGATTGGCTTCGATCCCTAGGATTGGCTTCCATCCCACGACAAGTGACTAGGTACCCAAGAAATTCTCCTGATGCCACCGCAAATCTACACGTTGCAGGGTTTAGTTTCATGTTGTGGGCGTTAAGTTTTGCAAAGCACTCCTCCAAATGGGAGACGTGCTCAAGCTCGTCAAGAGACTTTACGAGCATGTCATTGATGTATACCTCCATAGTCTTGCCGAGCTGTTCGGAGAAAATTCGATTGACAAGTCGCTGGTAAGTGGCGCCTGCATTCTTGAGACCGAAAGGCATTACTTTGTAGCAATATGTTCCCCGATCGGTGATGAACGCAGTTTTCTCACGATTGTCGGGATTCATCATGATCTGATTGTACCCGGAGAAGACATCCATAAATGATAAGAGTTTGTTCCCTGCTGTTGCTTCGACCAGTCGGTCGATGTGCGGGAGTGGGAAGCAATCCTTTGGACAGGCCTTGTTGAGATCGGTAAAATCGACGCATACTCGCCATTTGCCGTTTTTCTTTTTGACCACGACCGGGTTAGCGATCCAGTCTGGATGCCTAACTTCTGTTATTGATCCAACCTTCAGGAGTCTTTCGACTTCCTCATTTACCGCGGTGGCACGCTCTTGTCCTAGCTTCCGCCTTTTTTGTTTAACGGGTCTGTAGGTCGGATCGATGTTAAGCTCATGACACGTTATGCCGATATCGATCCCTGGCATGTCTTCCGCAGCCCAAGCGAACGCATTGAGGTTCTTTTTGTGACAGGCGATGAGCTCTGTCTTTAGTGGCCCGCGGAGGTTGGCTCCAATCTCGACGCATCGCTCCGGAGAGGATTCGTCGAGGCAGATCAAAATTACCGGTTCACAAGTCGGTTTGCGCTTCCCTTCTAGGGCTTCGGCCCTTTGAGATTGCCCGAAGACTTCCGAGTCTCGTTCCGGGGCGTTCTCATCGAGAGTCAGCTTTGTTTTCTTTTTATGGGAAGTTTTGATCGCCAAGTTCTTTCTTTCTAACTCGGCGGCGAAACATACTTGTGACATCCTGCGGTCTCCTTGTATAGTTTCGACTCCACGAGGGGGCAGAAACTTAAGGCACAGATGGAATGTCGAAGGGATCGCTCGCATGGAATTCAGCCATGGAGTTCCGACGATCGTGTTGTACGATGTTGGGCGGTCGATGACTAAGAATTCCGTGACTTTGGTGACTCTCCCGGCTTTAACAACAAGGTCGATCGAGCCGAGAGTCATAGTAGCATTTTCCGAGAGTCCGAATATCGGGCTGGGTCTTTCTTTAACGGCGCACAGAACGATCTCCATTCTTTTGAGGGTGCTTTTGTAGATAATATTGGCCGAGCATCCGGTGTCGACCAACACTCTCGCTACGTCGATGTCCTGGATCGTCTGCTCGATTTTAAGGAGATAGTTGTGGGGTCTGGCCTGATCGGCCGTTGCCCGGTCCTTGAAAGAAACGACATCGTTAGCTGCTGGAGCGGACATCCTGTGTCTTTTATCGTTTAGTGATTTTTGAGTTAGAGAATTCGTCAAACCCCTCCTCCTACTAGCGCCAAACTGTGGGAACTGAAATTCACACCGTCGATTATAATAAATAATAATGGAGGAAAACCGAGTGAACCCGTTTTTCCTTGAAGGTCTGAATTCTCTGCGTA
Proteins encoded in this window:
- the LOC106338686 gene encoding uncharacterized protein LOC106338686; this translates as MSAPAANDVVSFKDRATADQARPHNYLLKIEQTIQDIDVARVLVDTGCSANIIYKSTLKRMEIVLCAVKERPSPIFGLSENATMTLGSIDLVVKAGRVTKVTEFLVIDRPTSYNTIVGTPWLNSMRAIPSTFHLCLKFLPPRGVETIQGDRRMSQVCFAAELERKNLAIKTSHKKKTKLTLDENAPERDSEVFGQSQRAEALEGKRKPTCEPVILICLDESSPERCVEIGANLRGPLKTELIACHKKNLNAFAWAAEDMPGIDIGITCHELNIDPTYRPVKQKRRKLGQERATAVNEEVERLLKIMMNPDNREKTAFITDRGTYCYKVMPFGLKNAGATYQRLVNRIFSEQLGKTMEVYINDMLVKSLDELEHVSHLEECFAKLNAHNMKLNPATCRFAVASGEFLGYLVTCRGMEANPRDRSQS